One region of Carassius carassius chromosome 41, fCarCar2.1, whole genome shotgun sequence genomic DNA includes:
- the LOC132123553 gene encoding CUE domain-containing protein 1-like, translating into MTSLFRRSSSNGGSRGGEGSATGELNNSRTNRQVRRLEFNQAMEDFKTMFPGMDYEVIECVLRSNNGAVDATIDQLLQMSIDGQGSDDSSDSDDSIPPEILERTLEPDSSDEEPPPVYSPPTYDMHIYDRKYPDAPPVPPPRFEAQPPPAHRQVQGYKNWNPPLLGNLPDDFLRILPQQLDSIQGSQSSISKPSSSSSSSVPQKIPTVAAAAGTGGTSEQERKLKQYLEDERIALFLQNEEFMKELQRNREFLIALERDRLKYESKKSKSSHSSASMENSTGDHYASGSVEACTAVSDDALFRDKLKHMGKSTRKKLFEIARGFSEKTKRRKSKRRTLLRHHSLGTANSTANLLDDVEGNPCDEEHQLGRLTAQEEEEPHKEPLS; encoded by the exons ATGACCAGCCTTTTCCGACGCAGCAGCAGTAATGGAGGGTCTCGGGGTGGCGAGGGCTCAGCTACAGGTGAGCTCAACAACTCCAGGACCAACCGGCAAGTTCGAAGGCTGGAGTTTAACCAGGCCATGGAGGACTTTAAAACCATGTTCCCTGGCATGGACTATGAGGTGATCGAGTGTGTACTGCGCTCTAATAATGGGGCTGTGGATGCCACCATCGACCAACTCCTGCAGATGAGCATTGACGGACAAGGCTCGGATGACAGTTCGGATTCAGATGACAGCATCCCACCAGAG ATTCTTGAGCGGACCCTCGAGCCAGACAGCTCAGACGAAGAGCCGCCCCCTGTCTACTCGCCACCAACATATGACATGCATATATATGACAGGAAATACCCGGATGCTCCTCCTGTTCCTCCACCCAG ATTTGAGGCCCAACCTCCTCCTGCGCACAGACAAGTGCAAGGTTACAAAAACTGGAACCCACCATTACTTGGCAATCTGCCTGATGACTTCCTGCGAATCTTGCCCCAACAGTTGGACAGTATACAA GGCTCTCAGAGTAGCATTTCCAaaccctcttcctcctcctcctcctcagtcCCCCAGAAGATCCCCACTGTGGCAGCCGCCGCGGGAACAGGGGGCACTTCAGAGCAGGAACGCAAACTGAAGCAATATTTGGAGGATGAGCGTATTGCACTCTTCCTGCAGAACGAGGAATTCATGAAGGAGCTGCAAAGGAACCGAGAGTTCCTCATTGCATTGGAAAGAG ATCGACTGAAATACGagtcaaaaaaatctaaatccagTCATTCATCAGCTAGCATGGAGAACTCCACAG GTGACCACTATGCTTCCGGATCAGTAGAGGCCTGTACAGCAGTCTCAGATGATGCTCTGTTTAGAGACAAGCTAAAGCACATGGGGAAAT CAACCAGGAAAAAGCTTTTCGAAATTGCCAGAGGGTTCTCAGAGAAGACAAAGCGGAGGAAGTCTAAAAGAAGAACGTTGCTACGGCATCATTC ATTGGGCACAGCCAACTCCACTGCCAACCTCCTTGACGATGTGGAAGGCAACCCATGTG ATGAAGAACATCAGCTTGGACGATTGACTGCACAGGAAGAGGAGGAGCCACATAAGGAACCACTATCATG A